A stretch of Halocalculus aciditolerans DNA encodes these proteins:
- a CDS encoding DNA-3-methyladenine glycosylase family protein, which produces MRTGSIPVDSLAGGFDLQSTLESGQSYLWWRPDGAAYTTDGAHGGGAWYATVADGDVFRVRQRDGLLEWESTTDADARLRELLRLDDDLDAIAAAAPDDDVIREAYAAYPGMRIVDDPFFPCLVSFICSAQMRVERIFGMQESLREAYGERVTFDGETYHAYPTPDALADATEDELRGLGLGYRAPYVTATAELVASGELTESDVRGLDYEAAREAATGFVGVGDKVADCVLLFSLGYLDAVPLDTWIQTAISEYFPGCDRGTYAETSRAIRERLGPNAGYTQTYVFHYLRNREG; this is translated from the coding sequence ATGCGAACGGGGAGCATCCCGGTCGACTCGCTCGCGGGCGGGTTCGACCTCCAGTCGACGCTCGAATCCGGGCAGTCCTACCTCTGGTGGCGGCCGGACGGTGCGGCGTACACGACCGACGGCGCGCACGGCGGGGGCGCGTGGTACGCCACCGTCGCCGACGGCGACGTGTTCCGCGTCCGGCAGCGCGACGGCCTGCTGGAGTGGGAGTCGACGACGGACGCCGACGCCCGCCTCCGCGAACTCCTGCGACTCGACGACGACCTCGACGCCATCGCGGCCGCCGCGCCCGACGACGACGTGATTCGGGAGGCGTACGCGGCGTACCCGGGGATGCGCATCGTCGACGACCCCTTCTTCCCGTGTCTCGTCTCCTTCATCTGCTCGGCGCAGATGCGCGTCGAACGCATCTTCGGGATGCAGGAATCCCTCCGCGAAGCGTACGGCGAGCGCGTCACGTTCGACGGCGAGACCTACCACGCGTATCCGACGCCGGACGCGCTCGCCGACGCCACGGAGGACGAACTCCGCGGGCTCGGCCTCGGCTACCGCGCGCCCTACGTCACGGCGACGGCGGAACTCGTCGCCTCGGGCGAGCTGACCGAGTCCGACGTTCGCGGGCTCGACTACGAGGCCGCGCGCGAGGCCGCGACGGGGTTCGTCGGCGTCGGCGACAAGGTCGCGGACTGCGTCCTCCTCTTCTCGCTCGGCTACCTCGACGCCGTCCCGCTCGACACGTGGATTCAGACCGCCATCTCCGAGTACTTCCCGGGCTGCGACCGCGGGACCTACGCCGAGACGTCGCGGGCCATCCGCGAGCGCCTCGGCCCGAACGCCGGCTACACGCAGACCTACGTCTTCCACTATCTCCGGAACCGCGAGGGCTAG
- a CDS encoding acylphosphatase: MNEENARARAHVFVSGKVQGVFFRNTTRDNARELGVDGWVRNLDDGRVEAVFEGPEDAVSTMVSWCHEGSSRARVDDVSVEYTTPEGEDGFEVRR; this comes from the coding sequence ATGAACGAGGAGAACGCACGCGCTCGTGCACACGTCTTCGTCTCGGGGAAAGTCCAAGGCGTGTTCTTCCGGAATACGACGCGGGACAACGCCCGCGAGCTCGGCGTGGACGGCTGGGTGCGGAACCTCGACGACGGCCGCGTGGAGGCGGTCTTCGAGGGGCCGGAGGACGCCGTATCGACGATGGTGTCGTGGTGTCACGAGGGGAGTTCGCGCGCTCGCGTCGACGACGTCTCGGTCGAGTACACGACGCCCGAGGGCGAGGACGGCTTCGAGGTTCGCCGCTAA